One Calliopsis andreniformis isolate RMS-2024a chromosome 9, iyCalAndr_principal, whole genome shotgun sequence genomic window carries:
- the Unk gene encoding RING finger protein unk isoform X5, translated as MCSSVDSHSRYLKEFRVEQCPLFIQRKCTQHRPFTCFNWHFMNQRRRRPVRKRDRTFNYSADNYCTKYDETTGICPDGDECPFLHRTAGDTERRYHLRYYKTCMCVHDTDTRGFCVKNGPHCAFAHGNHDLRPPVYDIKEIQALENPDSDPNSSSNGPNILDKERNLMNEDPKWQDTNYVLSNYKTEPCKRPPRLCRQGYACPQFHNSKDKRRSPRKYKYRSTPCPNVKHGEEWGEPGNCEQGDTCTYCHTRTEQQFHPEIYKSTKCNDVQQAGYCPRGVFCAFAHVDQMSLARDMAVPIDCGTNLADILSNALPPDKRTHEKDKQLSDSSNGSGEVSESASTSSVGSNSSHSKAPGAQLHNSNSNNTVNTSNQQKLTSILYNPSSLLQGEIRKQMVAIDSDPLLTKAEKAQQKQSLYIAYSLNGSLGSHSLATTVSPLSSSFYPNDTVESVVGNALDELHLDDPLNLVESIHRDTNSPISNSISAGLASSGLLGSSAPVNIPGMTERSVLSNFSPSTSSPLQQLHSASFLTGSRFSHQDSMESTMPFMNQVSDPFSNHISQLSSSASKLSGFNSSLFDFTNQGMSPSRTQPLPASPLVNAFSISPSNTGSLSEVQRLREELTSSRAQLATWDERINQARAACAAWQLETEEATSRARIAEQQRDEALLKVKALTAESEASGGGPYLHTLRRTSELRSLSIATLKSIQSQLRSDLEEVEKVLYRETATKCMVCEEQNRTVTLSPCNHYVVCSTCAPNQRECPYCQTPVVSTS; from the exons ATGTGTAGCTCTGTGGATTCGCATTCCAGATACTTGAAGGAATTTCGCGTCGAACAATGTCCCCTCTTTATACAGCGCAAATGCACGCAACACCGACCCTTCACGTGCTTCAACTGGCACTTTATGAACCAGCGGAGGCGCAGACCGGTGAGAAAGAGGGACCGCACCTTCAACTATAGCGCCGACAATTATTGCACCAAGTACGACGAGACCACCGGCATATGTCCAGATGGAGACGA GTGTCCATTTCTTCATCGTACTGCTGGAGACACAGAAAGACGTTACCACCTACGTTATTACAAAACTTGCATGTGTGTCCATGATACGGATACACGTGGATTCTGTGTCAAGAATGGACCTCACTGTGCCTTTGCACATGGTAACCATGATCTTCGGCCACCTGTTTATGACATCAAAGAAATTCAAGCACTGGAAAACCCTGATTCGGATCCCAATTCATCATCGAATGGACCAAACATACTTGATAAGGAACGGAATTTAATGAATGAAGATCCAAAATGGCAAGACACAAATTATGTTCTTAGTAATTATAAGACAGAGCCCTGTAAACGTCCACCAAGACTTTGTCGTCAGGGTTATGCTTGTCCTCAATTTCACAATAGTAAAGACAAAAGACGTAGTCCACGTAAATACAAATACCG atcAACACCATGTCCTAATGTAAAACATGGAGAAGAATGGGGTGAACCAGGCAATTGCGAACAAGGTGATACTTGTACATACTGTCATACACGTACAGAGCAACAGTTCCATCCTGAAATATATAAATCAACAAAGTGCAACGATGTACAGCAAGCTGGTTACTGTCCACGTGGCGTCTTTTGTGCTTTTGCACATGTTGATC AAATGAGCCTGGCGAGGGACATGGCGGTACCCATAGATTGTGGCACTAATCTGGCTGACATTCTCAGTAATGCGCTTCCTCCTGATAAGCGCACTCATGAAAAGGATAAGCAACTTAGTGATAGCAGT AATGGAAGTGGAGAAGTATCAGAATCAGCAAGTACTAGCAGTGTTGGTAGCAACAGTTCACACAGTAAAGCTCCTGGTGCTCAACTTCATAATTCCAATTCCAACAATACTGTAAATACTTCCAATCAACAGAAGTTAACAAGCATACTTTACAATCCCAGTTCTCTTCTACAG GGTGAAATAAGAAAACAAATGGTTGCTATAGATAGTGATCCATTACTAACGAAAGCTGAAAAAGCTCAGCAGAAGCAAAGTTTATACATTGCTTATAGTTTGAACGGATCATTAGGCAGTCATTCATTAGCAACTACTGTTTCGCCACTTTCAAGTTCTTTTTATCCGAATGATACTGTGGAATCTGTAGTAG GAAATGCATTAGATGAGTTACATCTAGATGATCCTTTAAATTTAGTAGAATCAATTCATAGGGATACTAATTCACCAATTAGCAATTCAATATCAGCAGGCCTAGCGAGTTCTGGATTATTGGGAAGTTCGGCTCCAGTTAATATTCCTGGAATGACTGAACGTTCTGTTCTTTCTAATTTTTCACCATCTACATCCAGTCCGCTTCAACAATTACATTCAGCTAGTTTCCTTACCGGATCCAGATTTTCCCATCAAGATTCGATGGAATCG ACAATGCCATTTATGAATCAAGTATCAGATCCATTTAGCAATCATATTTCGCAACTTAGCAGTTCAGCTTCTAAGCTTAGCGGATTTAATAGTAGCTTATTTGATTTTACAAATCAAGGAATGTCTCCATCTCGTACACAACCTCTCCCAGCATCTCCATTGGTCAATGCATTTTCCATTAGTCCGAGTAATACGGGATCTTTGTCTGAG GTACAAAGGCTTAGAGAAGAATTAACATCAAGCCGTGCTCAATTAGCAACATGGGATGAACGAATTAATCAAGCAAGAGCGGCTTGTGCAGCATGGCAATTAGAAACTGAGGAAGCTACAAGCAGAGCAAGAATTGCTGAACAGCAAAGGGATGAG gCCTTACTCAAAGTGAAAGCATTAACAGCGGAAAGTGAAGCCTCTGGTGGTGGTCCGTATCTCCATACTTTGAGAAGAACAAGTGAACTCAGATCATTATCGATAGCCACGTTAAAATCAATTCAGTCACAGCTTCGATCGGATCTTGAAGAAGTGGAAAAG GTGCTGTACAGAGAAACGGCAACAAAGTGCATGGTATGTGAGGAACAAAATCGCACTGTTACCCTCTCACCCTGTAACCACTACGTGGTCTGCTCGACGTGCGCTCCAAATCAACGTGAGTGCCCGTACTGCCAGACTCCTGTTGTCTCCACAAGTTAG